In the genome of Fluviispira sanaruensis, the window ACCACTCTGTCTTACCAATAGCTGTAATATATTTGTCTTGAAGAAATGTATTATCTAATGAATCAAATAATCTATCTTTTGATATGAATAAATTATTAAACCCAAGTTTAATATCACTGCAATCTGGAGTTTTAGAAGTTAGAGAATTCTTTTTTATTTGTTTACCTAAATCAATTAAACTTTCTTTATCAATGACTCCATGCCAAGTTTCTTTGCTTTCTAAATGGTCAAGATTTACACTTTGACTTAATTTTGATAAAAATTGACTTTTAATTTGTTCGGGTGTTAAGTGATTTGAAAAAATAACATGAATATTCATTTTTTTCAATTTATCTTCAGTTCCAGCAAATGAATCAATTCTAAATTCAATTACTGGTAGTATAAGATCAATGTTTGCTAATCTTCCTTTATTTTTATATTCTAATACTTTTTCATATCCATCTAAAAATAAATAATCATTAATTCCTAATGCTTTAAACTCTTTAGGTAACGACTCTAAATCTTCAATGAATTTATCCCACTGTTCACCTTGATCTTTCCCTCTATAATTGTGAATAATAGAACTAGGTGTGTGTACATGAAGGTCCCATTTATACCACTTTGAACCATCCTCAAATGTTTTTTCATATATTTTATCTTTTTCATTTTGCATATTCATTTTTTATCCATTAAAAAATTGTCAAATACTTAAAAATAAAACTTCTTAACACTATAGAATAATTTTATATTTATCAAATTTTTGAAATTATCTAGTAAGGTTACTTATGGGACAACTGCATGCAAATTAAAGTGATTCCTTTTAGTGGAAAATATGCTATGAAATTAGGCGTTCATACAGAAGGGTTGTCCAATGGTAAAGAAGAAATCAGTTAAAAGTCAATATTCTCTTGAGTTTAAAAATAAAGTCCTTGAAGTCTTAGAAAATAGTCCTAAAAGCATGGCTCAGATAGCTAGGGAGTTTGGGGTTTCCTACCCCACTTTGAATAGCTGGAAGCGATCTAATAGGGACACCCCAGATTCTGTCTTAGCTATTATCAGCAAAAAAAATTATTACATAGTGGTACCCCATCCAGAAGATGGAGTAATAAGAATAAGAAAAGTCCATTTGTCTTTGGGAACTTTTAGAGTTTTATAAATTTAATTTTTACTCGCAAGCTAATTACTCTTAGATTGCGAAATTTGCTTTTTCTCTATCCTACAGTTAGATTGCGAGTGGAGGTGCTTTTCATGGATGGAATGTCGCAAGCTAAAGAAACTAGCAACCTAATGTATATTGGCAATGAAAAACTGCTAAAAGACTTTCAGGTTCACTTGGAAAATCAAGGGGCAAGTTTAAAGACGCAAAAAGACTATCTCAATGACGTGAAAAACTATCTCAATTGGCTTTGGGAAAAAAAAGTTTATTCCCCTGATGAAATTACTTTTATCACTATCAATAAATTTCGCGATGAACGTCTTGAAAAGACAAGCCCTGCCACTGTGAATCGCAATTTAACAGCACTCAGAAAGTTTTATGATTGCCTTGGAAAGCCTGAACTTGTGAGCAGAGTAAAACTTAAGTTCGTTGAAGAAGTCAAACCAGCTCCAAAATCTTTAACACTAGAAGAATGGGATCTCTTAGATAGAGTTGCAGAAAGGCAAGCAGATAAGGACAAATTCCTATCTATTTCGATTTTAAGGATCATGCGTTATGCAGGTCTAAGAGTAGGAGAGGTTTGTTCCCTAGATCTTCCTGACCTTGAATGCAATACGCGAAGGGGCAATGTGCGTATCCTTCGTGGAAAAGGCTTAAAAGCCCGTGATGTGCCACTCTCTAAAGAGGTCTGTGAAGTTTTATCGTTATATTTGGAACATAGGAAATTACTTGCAGAACGTTGGGAAAGAAAATCTTTATTGATGGGAAAACCAAGCGATGAGCATACCAGATGGCCAAATGGTCGGGTTTTTTTAAGTCAAAGAGGTGGATTTACGGCAAATGGTCTTTATAGGCTTGTCAATCACATCGGTTCGCTTGCAAAGATAAAAAAAATCCATCCCCATGTATTAAGACATACCTTTGCGAAGTCGTTAGTGGACCCTAAAAGATATGGTTTAAGGCAAGATGCAGCTCCCTTATCAGCAATAAAACAGCTGATGGGACATGCAAGTATCCAAACTACAGGTATCTACCTTCTTCATTCGGAAGAGG includes:
- a CDS encoding tyrosine-type recombinase/integrase — protein: MDGMSQAKETSNLMYIGNEKLLKDFQVHLENQGASLKTQKDYLNDVKNYLNWLWEKKVYSPDEITFITINKFRDERLEKTSPATVNRNLTALRKFYDCLGKPELVSRVKLKFVEEVKPAPKSLTLEEWDLLDRVAERQADKDKFLSISILRIMRYAGLRVGEVCSLDLPDLECNTRRGNVRILRGKGLKARDVPLSKEVCEVLSLYLEHRKLLAERWERKSLLMGKPSDEHTRWPNGRVFLSQRGGFTANGLYRLVNHIGSLAKIKKIHPHVLRHTFAKSLVDPKRYGLRQDAAPLSAIKQLMGHASIQTTGIYLLHSEEDLERIINGK